In Panacibacter ginsenosidivorans, the following proteins share a genomic window:
- a CDS encoding multidrug effflux MFS transporter: MKPTNRFLLVFILGLLSAIGPFSIDMYLPGFPDIAKDLNTTVATISLSLSSFFIGISVGQLIYGPLLDRFGRKTPLYVGLISYVITSAGCAMAASSHQLIILRFLQALGSCAGMVASRAMVRDLFPVNKTAKVFSQLMLVIGVSPIIAPTAGGYLTAAFGWHSIFIVLTIMVALILVGVHFYLPESRKADKNVSLKPTLIFKNYVNVLKEPQFITYAFTGALASAGLYAYISGSPFVCMQLFHASEKLYGWIFAIIASGLIACSQVNSFLLKEKKSEQIIKRALLFQSITAILLFVCTSFGLLNLFGTVAFIFVFLCCQGFIFPNSSALSLAPFTKNAGSASAMLGTIQMSIGALSSAMVSFLSNNTALPMTGVMAICATGAFSILLIGHTIIRYKAKQEDVNEETAEMISNL, from the coding sequence ATGAAACCAACTAACAGATTTTTGCTTGTATTTATCCTGGGATTACTTTCTGCAATAGGCCCATTTTCCATTGACATGTACCTGCCGGGATTTCCTGATATAGCCAAAGACCTGAATACAACTGTTGCAACGATCTCGCTTTCTTTATCAAGTTTCTTTATTGGGATATCTGTTGGGCAATTAATATATGGGCCATTGCTTGATAGATTTGGGCGCAAAACGCCTTTGTATGTTGGATTGATCTCGTATGTTATAACCTCTGCAGGCTGCGCTATGGCTGCATCTTCACATCAATTAATCATACTGCGATTCTTGCAAGCGCTGGGTTCATGCGCAGGTATGGTAGCTTCGAGAGCAATGGTTCGCGACTTGTTTCCAGTAAATAAGACTGCAAAAGTATTTTCGCAATTAATGCTGGTAATTGGTGTATCACCGATCATTGCACCAACTGCAGGCGGTTATTTAACTGCTGCATTTGGATGGCACAGTATATTCATTGTGTTAACTATAATGGTTGCATTGATTCTTGTTGGCGTACATTTTTATTTACCCGAAAGCAGAAAGGCAGATAAAAATGTTTCGCTGAAACCAACACTCATTTTTAAAAATTATGTAAATGTTTTAAAGGAGCCACAATTCATCACGTATGCTTTTACAGGGGCATTGGCATCTGCGGGATTATATGCATATATTTCTGGTTCACCATTTGTGTGCATGCAATTGTTTCATGCGTCTGAAAAATTATATGGATGGATCTTCGCTATCATCGCAAGCGGCTTGATTGCGTGCAGCCAGGTAAATAGTTTCTTGCTTAAAGAGAAGAAAAGTGAACAAATCATAAAAAGAGCTCTGCTCTTTCAATCAATAACAGCAATACTTTTATTCGTTTGCACTTCATTTGGTTTACTCAATCTTTTTGGAACAGTTGCCTTCATCTTTGTTTTTCTTTGTTGCCAGGGTTTTATTTTTCCCAATTCATCTGCATTGTCACTGGCACCTTTTACAAAGAATGCGGGCAGTGCATCTGCCATGCTTGGTACTATTCAGATGAGTATTGGCGCTTTAAGTTCTGCAATGGTAAGCTTCCTTAGTAATAATACTGCACTGCCTATGACCGGCGTTATGGCAATTTGTGCTACCGGGGCATTCTCCATTTTATTGATTGGTCATACCATCATACGCTATAAGGCAAAACAGGAAGATGTAAATGAAGAGACTGCAGAAATGATAAGTAATTTATGA
- a CDS encoding DUF6526 family protein — translation MKEQNHKNHAQYVPGFHFITAAAIIALLIGSIVNLYNSLYDHANLYSASLICLAAIILCLLFWYIRSFPLRAQDRAIRAEENFRHFVLTGRRLDNRLTLSQIIALRFAPDEEMPMLAQRAAEENLSSKDIKNSITNWKPDHHRV, via the coding sequence ATGAAAGAGCAGAACCATAAAAATCATGCACAATATGTTCCAGGCTTCCATTTTATTACTGCAGCAGCTATCATAGCTTTATTAATAGGCTCAATTGTAAATCTGTATAACTCTCTATATGATCATGCTAATTTGTATTCTGCATCGCTTATATGTTTGGCAGCAATTATTTTGTGTCTTTTATTCTGGTATATAAGAAGTTTTCCTTTAAGGGCGCAGGACAGAGCCATAAGAGCAGAAGAGAATTTCAGACATTTTGTATTGACGGGGAGAAGGCTTGACAATCGTTTAACTTTGTCTCAGATCATAGCTTTACGTTTTGCTCCTGATGAAGAAATGCCAATGCTGGCGCAGCGTGCTGCAGAAGAAAATTTAAGCAGTAAGGATATAAAAAACTCAATTACAAACTGGAAGCCCGATCATCACCGCGTATAA